Proteins from a genomic interval of Harpia harpyja isolate bHarHar1 chromosome 9, bHarHar1 primary haplotype, whole genome shotgun sequence:
- the NFAT5 gene encoding nuclear factor of activated T-cells 5 isoform X4, protein MGGACSSFTTSSSPTIYSTSVTDSKAMQVESCSSAVGVSTRGVSEKQLTSNTVQQQQSTPKRHTVLYISPPPEDLLDNSRMSCQDEGCGLESEQSCSMWMEDSPSNFSNMSTSSYNDNTEVPRKSRKRNPKQRPGIKRRDCEESNMDIFDADSAKAPHYVLSQLSTDSKGNSKAGNGASENQKGAGGKKTPMLCGQYPTKSEGKELKIVVQPETQHRARYLTEGSRGSVKDRTQQGFPTVKLEGHNEPVVLQVFVGNDSGRVKPHGFYQACRVTGRNTTPCKEVDIEGTTVIEVGLDPSNNMTLAVDCVGILKLRNADVEARIGIAGSKKKSTRARLVFRVNITRKDGSTLTLQTPSSPILCTQPAGVPEILKKSLHSCSVKGEEEVFLIGKNFLKGTKVIFQENVSDENSWKAEAEIDMELFHQNHLIVKVPPYHDQQITSAVSVGIYVVTNAGRSHDVQPFTYTPDTLCFVSTAGTLNVNVKKEISSPAQHCSFEEAIKAVKATGCNLEKVNILPSALITPLMPSSMIKNEDVAPMEVSAEKRSPPVFKASNVVGPTQQTLENSMSGISTSASHLPSENENQQQIQPKVYNPETLTTIQTQDISQPGSFSAVSTPGQLQNSDALLQQAAQFQTRDSQTREVLQSDGTVVTLSQLTDASQQQQSTLSEPAQALQQQISSSIFSSASGVSQLQNTIQQLQAGNFPTNTATGSNRNVDLVQQVLEAQQQLSSVLFSGSDSSEDVQDQLNADIFQQVSQIQNSVNPGIFSSSDTAVHSRPENLLPGRAENVHSQPENALSNQQQQQQQQQQQQQAMETSAAMVIGIQQNICQAATQMQSDLFSSTTSGNGALQQSPVYQQASHIMSGLSTSEDMQMQCELFSSSPGVSGSETTPTAQQQVSNNGPTMFQASNSADGEEASGQSKQMQSTVFQTMVQMQHSGESQSQVNIFSSTKNMMTVQASGTQQQGGGLFQQGGEIMSIQSGSFMQQSPHSQAQLFHSQNAIGDTQNISQETQGSIFHSPNSIVHNQTSTNSSDQLQPPMFHSQNAMGVLQSSSVPQDQQSANMFLSQSSMSNPATQEEQMSFFTSPNSISPLQTATNTEQQTSFQQQTQISHIQSSMLPQEQPQTQPAQQGLFQSQVSLGSIQSSSIPQNQQGAIFQPQHSIVAIQSSPPSQEQQQQQQQNMMFSNQNAMSTIASQKQNMIFNPNQNPVTNQEQQGQSIFHPQTNMASMNQEQQPMQFQSQTTVSSLQNPGSNQAETQQPAIFHNSPQIQLVQGSPSSQEQQVTLFISSASMSALQNSMSQQELQQSPMYSSQNSMAGMQGTASPPQQQASLFHNTAGGAINQLQNSPASSQQTSGIFLFGIQNNCGQLLTSGPATLPDELMAISQPGQPQSEGQAAVPTLLSQQISETSPLPSAMATNQNIEKIDDLLVSLQNQGNNMAGSF, encoded by the exons atggGCGGTGCTTGCAGCTCCTTTACCACCTCTTCCAGTCCTACCATTTACTCTACCTCAGTCACCGACAGCAAGGCTATGCAAGTGGAGAGCTGCTCCTCAGCCGTGGGGGTAAGTACCCGAGGGGTAAGTGAAAAGCAGTTAACCAGTAACACagtccagcagcagcagtcaaCGCCGAAGAGACACACAGTCCTGTACATCTCGCCACCACCTGAGGACTTGCTGGACAACAGTCGGATGTCCTGCCAGGATGAGGGCTGTGGATTGGAGTCAGAACAGAGCTGCAGTATGTGGATGGAGGATTCACCCTCCAACTTCAGTAACATGAGTACCAGTTCCTACAATGATAACACTGAGGTGCCACGTAAATCACGCAAACGAAATCCAAAGCAGAGGCCAGGGATCAAACGTCGAGATTGCGAAGAGTCCAACATGGATATATTTGATGCCGACAGTGCCAAAGCGCCTCACTATGTCCTTTCTCAGCTCAGCACGGACAGCAAAGGCAACTCAAAAGCAGGAAATGG AGCATCAGAGAACCAGAAAGGAGCTGGAGGGAAGAAGACCCCAATGTTGTGTGGTCAGTATCCAACTAAGAGTGAGGGGAAGGAGCTGAAGATAGTGGTACAGCCGGAAACCCAGCACAGGGCTCGTTATCTGACTGAAGGCAGCCGAGGCTCAGTGAAAGACCGTACACAGCAAGGCTTTCCAACTGTAAAG CTGGAAGGTCACAACGAGCCGGTGGTGCTGCAGGTATTCGTGGGTAATGACTCCGGTCGAGTGAAGCCGCATGGGTTCTACCAGGCCTGCAGAGTTACTGGGAGAAACACTACTCCCTGTAAAGAAGTGGATATAGAGGGGACTACTGTTATTGAGGTTGGACTGGACCCAAGCAACAATATGACACTTGC GGTTGATTGCGTGGGAATACTGAAGCTGAGAAATGCTGATGTTGAAGCTAGGATAGGGATTGCTGgttccaagaaaaaaagcacacgTGCTAGGCTGGTATTTCGTGTTAACATCACTCGTAAAGATGGCTCAACTTTGACTCTTCAGACACCTTCTTCCCCAATTTTGTGCA CTCAACCAGCAGGAGTTCCAGAGATCCTAAAGAAAAGTCTGCACAGTTGCTCAGTGAAGGGTGAAGAGGAAGTTTTTCTGATTGGCAAGAACTTTCTAAAGGGAACAAAAGTGATTTTCCAAGAGAATGTTTCTG ATGAGAATTCTTGGAAGGCAGAAGCTGAAATAGACATGGAATTATTTCATCAG AATCACCTTATTGTGAAAGTGCCACCATATCATGACCAGCAAATAACTTCAGCTGTTTCTGTGGGAATATATGTGGTGACCAATGCTGGAAGATCACACGATGTGCAACCATTTACGTACACTCCAGATACAT TGTGTTTTGTCTCAACAGCTGGTACTCTGAATGTTAATGTGAAGAAGGAAATCTCCAGCCCAGCCCAACATTGTTCTTTTGAAGAGGCTATAAAAG CAGTGAAAGCCACTGGTTGTAACCTGGAGAAGGTAAACATTCTTCCTAGTGCCTTGATAACTCCACTCATGCCAAGCAGTATGATTAAGAATGAAGATGTGGCTCCAATGGAAGTAAGTGCAGAAAAAAGATCTCCCCCTGTCTTCAAG GCTTCAAATGTGGTTGGACCAACTCAACAAACATTGGAAAACAGTATGTCTGGCATATCAACTTCTGCTTCCCATTtaccttctgaaaatgaaaaccagcaacaaaTACAGCCGAAGGTGTATAATCCAGAGACACTAACTACTATTCAAACGCAGGACATTTCCCAGCCTGGTAGCTTTTCAGCAGTTTCTACTCCGGGTCAGCTGCAGAACAGTGATGCATTATTGCAGCAAGCTGCACAGTTCCAAACAAGAGATTCCCAAACCAGGGAAGTCTTGCAATCAGATGGCACAGTAGTCACTTTGTCACAATTAACCGATGCATCACAACAACAACAGTCTACACTCTCAGAACCAGCACAGGCATTGCAGCAACAGATTTCATCAAGTATTTTCTCATCAGCGAGTGGTGTGAGTCAGTTACAGAACACTATACAGCAACTGCAAGCTGGAAATTTTCCAACAAACACTGCCACTGGCAGCAATAGAAATGTTGACTTGGTGCAACAGGTATTGGAAGCTCAACAGCAGttatcttctgttttgttttctggttcaGACAGCAGTGAGGATGTTCAAGATCAGCTAAATGCAGATATCTTTCAGCAAGTTAGCCAGATACAAAATAGCGTAAATCCTGGGATATTTTCCTCATCAGACACAGCTGTCCATTCCAGACCAGAGAACCTTTTGCCTGGACGAGCTGAAAATGTTCATTCACAGCCTGAAAATGCATTGTCcaaccaacagcaacaacaacagcagcagcagcagcagcagcaggcaatgGAGACTTCTGCGGCAATGGTGATAGGAATCCAACAAAACATTTGCCAAGCTGCAACACAGATGCAGTCTGATTTGTTCTCATCAACAACTTCAGGGAATGGAGCCCTCCAACAGTCACCTGTTTACCAGCAGGCTTCTCACATCATGAGTGGGTTATCAACAAGCGAAGACATGCAAATGCAGTGTGAATTATTCTCTTCATCTCCTGGTGTTTCTGGAAGTGAGACTACTCCTACTGCTCAGCAGCAGGTCTCCAACAATGGACCTACTATGTTTCAGGCATCAAATTCTGCAGATGGAGAAGAAGCTTCAGGACAGAGTAAACAGATGCAAAGTACTGTATTTCAGACCATGGTTCAAATGCAGCATAGTGGAGAAAGTCAATCTCAAGTTAATATCTTTTCATCTACCAAAAACATGATGACTGTTCAGGCAAGTGGAACTCAACAACAAGGAGGTGGTCTGTTCCAGCAAGGTGGAGAAATCATGTCTATTCAGTCAGGAAGCTTTATGCAGCAGTCTCCACATTCACAAGCTCAGCTTTTTCACTCTCAGAATGCTATTGGTGATACTCAGAATATATCACAGGAAACACAAGGCTCTATTTTTCACAGTCCAAATTCCATTGTCCACAACCAGACCAGTACTAATTCCTCAGACCAACTGCAGCCTCCAATGTTCCACTCACAGAATGCCATGGGTGTATTACAGAGCTCTTCAGTTCCTCAAGACCAGCAGTCTGCCAACATGTTCCTTTCCCAGAGTTCAATGAGCAACCCTGCAACTCAGGAAGAACAGATGTCATTCTTTACAAGCCCAAATTCCATTTCTCCTCTTCAGACAGCAACAAATACTGAACAGCAGACTTCTTTCCAACAGCAGACACAGATCTCTCATATCCAGAGTTCTATGCTTCCCCAAGAACAGCCCCAGACTCAGCCTGCTCAGCAAGGTTTGTTTCAGTCTCAAGTGTCGTTAGGCTCTATCCAGTCCAGTTCAATTCCTCAGAACCAACAAGGAGCTATCTTCCAGCCTCAGCATTCGATAGTTGCTATTCAGAGTAGTCCTCCGTctcaagagcagcagcagcaacaacagcagaaCATGATGTTCAGTAATCAAAATGCAATGAGTACAATTGCTTCTCAAAAGCAAAACATGATTTTCAATCCAAATCAAAACCCAGTTACCAACCAGGAGCAGCAAGGCCAGTCCATTTTTCATCCACAGACTAACATGGCATCAATGAACCAGGAGCAGCAGCCCATGCAATTCCAGAGTCAGACTACAGTGTCTTCTCTTCAGAATCCTGGATCCAACCAGGCTGAAACACAGCAGCCAGCCATCTTCCATAACTCACCCCAGATTCAGTTGGTCCAAGGGTCACCAAGTTCTCAAGAGCAACAAGTCACCCTCTTCATCTCTTCAGCTTCCATGTCTGCCTTGCAGAATAGTATGAGCCAGCAAGAGCTGCAGCAGTCTCCTATGTACTCTTCTCAAAACAGCATGGCAGGAATGCAAGGAACTGCTTCTCCTCCACAGCAACAAGCTTCTTTATTTCACAACACAGCAGGAGGTGCTATCAACCAGCTGCAGAATTCTCCTGCTTCATCTCAGCAAACATCAGGAATATTCCTGTTTGGCATTCAAAACA ACTGTGGGCAGCTGCTAACTTCTGGACCAGCTACGTTGCCGGATGAGTTGATGGCTATAAGTCAGCCAGGTCAGCCACAGAGCGAAGGACAAGCAGCAGTGCCAACGCTTCTCTCCCAGCAGATATCTGAGACTTCTCCGCTACCTTCAGCTATGGCAACCAATCAGAATATTGAGAAAATAGATGATCTGCTTGTGTCATTGCAAAACCAGGGGAACAATATGGCTGGCTCATTTTAA
- the NFAT5 gene encoding nuclear factor of activated T-cells 5 isoform X2, with translation MPSDFISLLSADLDLESPKSLYSKESVYDLLPKELQLPPSRETSVASMSQTSGGEAGSPPPAVVAADASSAPSSSSMGGACSSFTTSSSPTIYSTSVTDSKAMQVESCSSAVGVSTRGVSEKQLTSNTVQQQQSTPKRHTVLYISPPPEDLLDNSRMSCQDEGCGLESEQSCSMWMEDSPSNFSNMSTSSYNDNTEVPRKSRKRNPKQRPGIKRRDCEESNMDIFDADSAKAPHYVLSQLSTDSKGNSKAGNGASENQKGAGGKKTPMLCGQYPTKSEGKELKIVVQPETQHRARYLTEGSRGSVKDRTQQGFPTVKLEGHNEPVVLQVFVGNDSGRVKPHGFYQACRVTGRNTTPCKEVDIEGTTVIEVGLDPSNNMTLAVDCVGILKLRNADVEARIGIAGSKKKSTRARLVFRVNITRKDGSTLTLQTPSSPILCTQPAGVPEILKKSLHSCSVKGEEEVFLIGKNFLKGTKVIFQENVSDENSWKAEAEIDMELFHQNHLIVKVPPYHDQQITSAVSVGIYVVTNAGRSHDVQPFTYTPDTSGTLNVNVKKEISSPAQHCSFEEAIKAVKATGCNLEKVNILPSALITPLMPSSMIKNEDVAPMEVSAEKRSPPVFKASNVVGPTQQTLENSMSGISTSASHLPSENENQQQIQPKVYNPETLTTIQTQDISQPGSFSAVSTPGQLQNSDALLQQAAQFQTRDSQTREVLQSDGTVVTLSQLTDASQQQQSTLSEPAQALQQQISSSIFSSASGVSQLQNTIQQLQAGNFPTNTATGSNRNVDLVQQVLEAQQQLSSVLFSGSDSSEDVQDQLNADIFQQVSQIQNSVNPGIFSSSDTAVHSRPENLLPGRAENVHSQPENALSNQQQQQQQQQQQQQAMETSAAMVIGIQQNICQAATQMQSDLFSSTTSGNGALQQSPVYQQASHIMSGLSTSEDMQMQCELFSSSPGVSGSETTPTAQQQVSNNGPTMFQASNSADGEEASGQSKQMQSTVFQTMVQMQHSGESQSQVNIFSSTKNMMTVQASGTQQQGGGLFQQGGEIMSIQSGSFMQQSPHSQAQLFHSQNAIGDTQNISQETQGSIFHSPNSIVHNQTSTNSSDQLQPPMFHSQNAMGVLQSSSVPQDQQSANMFLSQSSMSNPATQEEQMSFFTSPNSISPLQTATNTEQQTSFQQQTQISHIQSSMLPQEQPQTQPAQQGLFQSQVSLGSIQSSSIPQNQQGAIFQPQHSIVAIQSSPPSQEQQQQQQQNMMFSNQNAMSTIASQKQNMIFNPNQNPVTNQEQQGQSIFHPQTNMASMNQEQQPMQFQSQTTVSSLQNPGSNQAETQQPAIFHNSPQIQLVQGSPSSQEQQVTLFISSASMSALQNSMSQQELQQSPMYSSQNSMAGMQGTASPPQQQASLFHNTAGGAINQLQNSPASSQQTSGIFLFGIQNNCGQLLTSGPATLPDELMAISQPGQPQSEGQAAVPTLLSQQISETSPLPSAMATNQNIEKIDDLLVSLQNQGNNMAGSF, from the exons AATCTGTCTATGACCTTCTCCCAAAGGAGCTGCAGTTACCACCTTCCAGAGAAACATCTGTAGCATCCATGAGCCAAACAAGTGGTGGCGAGGCAGGTTCGCCGCCTCCAGCTGTAGTTGCTGCTG ATGCTTCTTcagctccttcctcttcctccatggGCGGTGCTTGCAGCTCCTTTACCACCTCTTCCAGTCCTACCATTTACTCTACCTCAGTCACCGACAGCAAGGCTATGCAAGTGGAGAGCTGCTCCTCAGCCGTGGGGGTAAGTACCCGAGGGGTAAGTGAAAAGCAGTTAACCAGTAACACagtccagcagcagcagtcaaCGCCGAAGAGACACACAGTCCTGTACATCTCGCCACCACCTGAGGACTTGCTGGACAACAGTCGGATGTCCTGCCAGGATGAGGGCTGTGGATTGGAGTCAGAACAGAGCTGCAGTATGTGGATGGAGGATTCACCCTCCAACTTCAGTAACATGAGTACCAGTTCCTACAATGATAACACTGAGGTGCCACGTAAATCACGCAAACGAAATCCAAAGCAGAGGCCAGGGATCAAACGTCGAGATTGCGAAGAGTCCAACATGGATATATTTGATGCCGACAGTGCCAAAGCGCCTCACTATGTCCTTTCTCAGCTCAGCACGGACAGCAAAGGCAACTCAAAAGCAGGAAATGG AGCATCAGAGAACCAGAAAGGAGCTGGAGGGAAGAAGACCCCAATGTTGTGTGGTCAGTATCCAACTAAGAGTGAGGGGAAGGAGCTGAAGATAGTGGTACAGCCGGAAACCCAGCACAGGGCTCGTTATCTGACTGAAGGCAGCCGAGGCTCAGTGAAAGACCGTACACAGCAAGGCTTTCCAACTGTAAAG CTGGAAGGTCACAACGAGCCGGTGGTGCTGCAGGTATTCGTGGGTAATGACTCCGGTCGAGTGAAGCCGCATGGGTTCTACCAGGCCTGCAGAGTTACTGGGAGAAACACTACTCCCTGTAAAGAAGTGGATATAGAGGGGACTACTGTTATTGAGGTTGGACTGGACCCAAGCAACAATATGACACTTGC GGTTGATTGCGTGGGAATACTGAAGCTGAGAAATGCTGATGTTGAAGCTAGGATAGGGATTGCTGgttccaagaaaaaaagcacacgTGCTAGGCTGGTATTTCGTGTTAACATCACTCGTAAAGATGGCTCAACTTTGACTCTTCAGACACCTTCTTCCCCAATTTTGTGCA CTCAACCAGCAGGAGTTCCAGAGATCCTAAAGAAAAGTCTGCACAGTTGCTCAGTGAAGGGTGAAGAGGAAGTTTTTCTGATTGGCAAGAACTTTCTAAAGGGAACAAAAGTGATTTTCCAAGAGAATGTTTCTG ATGAGAATTCTTGGAAGGCAGAAGCTGAAATAGACATGGAATTATTTCATCAG AATCACCTTATTGTGAAAGTGCCACCATATCATGACCAGCAAATAACTTCAGCTGTTTCTGTGGGAATATATGTGGTGACCAATGCTGGAAGATCACACGATGTGCAACCATTTACGTACACTCCAGATACAT CTGGTACTCTGAATGTTAATGTGAAGAAGGAAATCTCCAGCCCAGCCCAACATTGTTCTTTTGAAGAGGCTATAAAAG CAGTGAAAGCCACTGGTTGTAACCTGGAGAAGGTAAACATTCTTCCTAGTGCCTTGATAACTCCACTCATGCCAAGCAGTATGATTAAGAATGAAGATGTGGCTCCAATGGAAGTAAGTGCAGAAAAAAGATCTCCCCCTGTCTTCAAG GCTTCAAATGTGGTTGGACCAACTCAACAAACATTGGAAAACAGTATGTCTGGCATATCAACTTCTGCTTCCCATTtaccttctgaaaatgaaaaccagcaacaaaTACAGCCGAAGGTGTATAATCCAGAGACACTAACTACTATTCAAACGCAGGACATTTCCCAGCCTGGTAGCTTTTCAGCAGTTTCTACTCCGGGTCAGCTGCAGAACAGTGATGCATTATTGCAGCAAGCTGCACAGTTCCAAACAAGAGATTCCCAAACCAGGGAAGTCTTGCAATCAGATGGCACAGTAGTCACTTTGTCACAATTAACCGATGCATCACAACAACAACAGTCTACACTCTCAGAACCAGCACAGGCATTGCAGCAACAGATTTCATCAAGTATTTTCTCATCAGCGAGTGGTGTGAGTCAGTTACAGAACACTATACAGCAACTGCAAGCTGGAAATTTTCCAACAAACACTGCCACTGGCAGCAATAGAAATGTTGACTTGGTGCAACAGGTATTGGAAGCTCAACAGCAGttatcttctgttttgttttctggttcaGACAGCAGTGAGGATGTTCAAGATCAGCTAAATGCAGATATCTTTCAGCAAGTTAGCCAGATACAAAATAGCGTAAATCCTGGGATATTTTCCTCATCAGACACAGCTGTCCATTCCAGACCAGAGAACCTTTTGCCTGGACGAGCTGAAAATGTTCATTCACAGCCTGAAAATGCATTGTCcaaccaacagcaacaacaacagcagcagcagcagcagcagcaggcaatgGAGACTTCTGCGGCAATGGTGATAGGAATCCAACAAAACATTTGCCAAGCTGCAACACAGATGCAGTCTGATTTGTTCTCATCAACAACTTCAGGGAATGGAGCCCTCCAACAGTCACCTGTTTACCAGCAGGCTTCTCACATCATGAGTGGGTTATCAACAAGCGAAGACATGCAAATGCAGTGTGAATTATTCTCTTCATCTCCTGGTGTTTCTGGAAGTGAGACTACTCCTACTGCTCAGCAGCAGGTCTCCAACAATGGACCTACTATGTTTCAGGCATCAAATTCTGCAGATGGAGAAGAAGCTTCAGGACAGAGTAAACAGATGCAAAGTACTGTATTTCAGACCATGGTTCAAATGCAGCATAGTGGAGAAAGTCAATCTCAAGTTAATATCTTTTCATCTACCAAAAACATGATGACTGTTCAGGCAAGTGGAACTCAACAACAAGGAGGTGGTCTGTTCCAGCAAGGTGGAGAAATCATGTCTATTCAGTCAGGAAGCTTTATGCAGCAGTCTCCACATTCACAAGCTCAGCTTTTTCACTCTCAGAATGCTATTGGTGATACTCAGAATATATCACAGGAAACACAAGGCTCTATTTTTCACAGTCCAAATTCCATTGTCCACAACCAGACCAGTACTAATTCCTCAGACCAACTGCAGCCTCCAATGTTCCACTCACAGAATGCCATGGGTGTATTACAGAGCTCTTCAGTTCCTCAAGACCAGCAGTCTGCCAACATGTTCCTTTCCCAGAGTTCAATGAGCAACCCTGCAACTCAGGAAGAACAGATGTCATTCTTTACAAGCCCAAATTCCATTTCTCCTCTTCAGACAGCAACAAATACTGAACAGCAGACTTCTTTCCAACAGCAGACACAGATCTCTCATATCCAGAGTTCTATGCTTCCCCAAGAACAGCCCCAGACTCAGCCTGCTCAGCAAGGTTTGTTTCAGTCTCAAGTGTCGTTAGGCTCTATCCAGTCCAGTTCAATTCCTCAGAACCAACAAGGAGCTATCTTCCAGCCTCAGCATTCGATAGTTGCTATTCAGAGTAGTCCTCCGTctcaagagcagcagcagcaacaacagcagaaCATGATGTTCAGTAATCAAAATGCAATGAGTACAATTGCTTCTCAAAAGCAAAACATGATTTTCAATCCAAATCAAAACCCAGTTACCAACCAGGAGCAGCAAGGCCAGTCCATTTTTCATCCACAGACTAACATGGCATCAATGAACCAGGAGCAGCAGCCCATGCAATTCCAGAGTCAGACTACAGTGTCTTCTCTTCAGAATCCTGGATCCAACCAGGCTGAAACACAGCAGCCAGCCATCTTCCATAACTCACCCCAGATTCAGTTGGTCCAAGGGTCACCAAGTTCTCAAGAGCAACAAGTCACCCTCTTCATCTCTTCAGCTTCCATGTCTGCCTTGCAGAATAGTATGAGCCAGCAAGAGCTGCAGCAGTCTCCTATGTACTCTTCTCAAAACAGCATGGCAGGAATGCAAGGAACTGCTTCTCCTCCACAGCAACAAGCTTCTTTATTTCACAACACAGCAGGAGGTGCTATCAACCAGCTGCAGAATTCTCCTGCTTCATCTCAGCAAACATCAGGAATATTCCTGTTTGGCATTCAAAACA ACTGTGGGCAGCTGCTAACTTCTGGACCAGCTACGTTGCCGGATGAGTTGATGGCTATAAGTCAGCCAGGTCAGCCACAGAGCGAAGGACAAGCAGCAGTGCCAACGCTTCTCTCCCAGCAGATATCTGAGACTTCTCCGCTACCTTCAGCTATGGCAACCAATCAGAATATTGAGAAAATAGATGATCTGCTTGTGTCATTGCAAAACCAGGGGAACAATATGGCTGGCTCATTTTAA